The genomic stretch GGCGAACAGGGCAGTGAGCTGTTGTCCCTTGACGCCGCGCACCGGGGTGCGGCCATCCACCTCGGGCAGTAGAACTGTGTCAGCACTCAGACGAAGCTTGAGCACCAGGGCAGCAAGTCGTTTCTCGGCGCGCGGGGCCGCTTGGTCACCAGGAAGTCAACGGATTCGGGCACCACCGCCAGCAACAGCAGGAAGGCGAGCGTGGTGGCGATGCCGCCAAAGACGAAGACCGCACGCCAGCCATAGCTGGCCTGCAACGACACCGCGGCCAAACCTCCCAGCGTGGCACCGACGCCGTAACCTGCGGTGTAGATGCTCACCGCCATGCCGCGCCAGCGCTTGTTGGAGTATTCGCTGGTGATCACGTTGGTGCAGGCCAAGATGCCGCCGACGCCCAGTCCGGTGACCACGCGCCACAACCCCAGTTCGGTGATCGAGTGCGCGGTGGAGGACAGGAACATGCCCGCAGCCGCCAGCCCCGTGGTGAACAGCAGCATCGGGCGGCGCCCGAAGACATCGGCAAAGGGGGCCAGGAACAGGGAACCGGCCGCCATGCCCAGCAGTCCGGCACTGAGCAGAACACCGAGCTGGGAGCCGCTGAGCCCAAATTCGGTGGAAACCCGGTTGGCAGTGAAGGCCATGGCCAGCACGTCGAACCCGTCCAGGGCGTTGAGGAAGGTGCAGACGCCAACAACCACCCACTGGAACGGTGACATGGGCGAGGCGTCGATGCGGTCTCTGATGTTCATGGTGTTTTTCTTCCGGATTTTTGGGCGCGACAAATCACCCTTGGAGGCTTCGGCGTGATGCCCGCGGGGGTGAGGTGTCGCTTGGGGTGGTCTCTAGTTCGGTTCGATGGTGATGATCGCCGGTCCCGTGTGCGCAGCATCGGCCTTGGCCCCGGTGGCGGAGGTGACCGCGCGCGAGACGCAGCAGTTCATCTTGGTCGAGAGCCGCTGCTGGCGTTCGGAATAGAACACGTCGCGGTGGTCAATGGTTCCGGCCAGCTGAATGACCCGGACCTCGCAGAGTCCGCATTCGCCCTTGCGGCAGTGGAACATCATTTCCGCCCCGGCGTCTTCGAGGGCCTCAAGCATGGAGCGGCCCTGCGGGACGGTGACCTCCAAGCTCAGCTTTGGGACGCGCACGATGAATTCTTCGGGGTCATACCAGCCGCTATTGCCAAAGGTTTCGTAGCGCAGGTTCGGCAGATCCAGCTCGCGCTCGACCCAACCGCGGCGCACCGCGTCCATCAGCCGGATGGGCCCGCACATGTACAGCTCGGTGCCGGTATCCGCGCGGCCCACCAGTTCGGGGACCTTCAGGGAGGACCCCTCGTTATCGATGTGAACCTCAAGCCGGTCCCCGTGTAGTTCTTCCAGCTCTCCCAGGTAGGCCATGGCCTCGCGGCTGCGCCCCACGTAGACCAGCGTGTAGTCGGCCTTCAGTCGCTTGAGTACGGCAGCCATGTTCGCGATGGCGGTAATGCCGATGCCGCCGGCCAGCAGGATGTAGCGCTGCGCGCCGATGCGCAGCGGGAAGTTCTGCAGCGGCTGGGTGATTTCCAGTCGTGTTCCGGGGATGAGAGAGTGCATGAAGATCGACCCGCCGCGCGAGAGCGGCGCCTTCATCACGCTGATCACCAGCCGGGTTCCGTCAGCGGCGGCCTCAACCACCGAGTACGAGCGCTTGACCGATTCCCCGTTAATCTGGACCATCAGGTCAATGTGGGAACCAGGTTCCGCCTTGATCGGCAGGGAAGGCTCCAGGACGATGCGGGCGATGGCCTCGGCCACCGGAATAACCTCGATGACGATGGCCGACTGCCAGGTTTCAATATTTGTTGCTGCCATGGGGATTCTGTCCGTTTTCCTTGATTGTCCGGGGCACTAACCGCGCTTAGGCGGAAGGAGTCAGACGGCCCTCGGCCGCCAGCATGGATTCTAGGATGCGGCGTACCCACAGGCCTCCGGCATCGATGTTCAAGTTGTAGAACTCGTAGTCGGGATTGGCATCGATGGCTGCTTGTTGGGCCATGAGCATTTCCTCGTCTTCACCGAAGACGCCATGCACGCCGTCGCGCAGTTGTGTGGTGATCAGCTGGCTGTCCAGGGCGTAGTTGCGCATGAAGGCCCAGAAGTAATGGGAGGACCGATCGGTTTCCGGGGTGATGGTGTTCATGACGAAGCCGTTAACGCCCTGGCTGCGGTCGCCCTCCGGCGCACCGGTTCCCGCCTTGGCCACGCCCACATCGATATTGATGGTGGAGGGGGCCTCAAAGTTGATGATCTGCCAGCGGTCGACCTTGCCCTCGAAGCCTGGGAATTTGTCGCGCATGTTCTTGAGCCAGAACGGCGGGGCGTCGATGTTGTGCATCCAGCGGGTGACCGTCACTTTGTTGCCCTCCCGAACGGTGACAAAGTCGGACTCGCTGAGCTCTTCCTGGCCGATGGTGGAGGAATGGACAAATTCCTCGTGGGTCAGGTCCATGAGGTTATCCAGCACCAGCTGGAAATTGCAGGCGGCGTGAATGGTCAACCCATCCCCTGCCCATTCGTCGCTGGACATCTGACTCATGTCCGGGATCAGGTCCGGGTCCGCCAGCGTGGCGTCGCCCATCCAGATCCACACGTAGCGGTAGCGCTCCACGATGGGGAACGAAGGAACCGTGGCGGACGGGTTGATGGTTTCCTGGGCCGGCATGGAGACGCAGCGGCCTGCCGAGTTGTAGATGATGCCGTGGTAGGGGCACTGGATGGTGTCCTTTTCCATGGTCTTTCCCATGGACAGCGGCGCCAAACGGTGCCAGCAAGCGTCGGCCAGCGCCACGGCATTTCCGTCTTCGGTGCGATAAAGAGCCACCGGTCGATTGGCAATGCGGCGAGACATCGGTTTGCGCGTCACCTCATGGTCCCAGGCCGCCACGTACCAAGCGTTCAGCGGGTGGGGCAGGACCTTGTTGGTGGTGGAGCTGGTCGCAGAGACGACGGTCATGGGATTTTCCTTTCGATACGGTAGCTAACTACCTATCGACATAGTTAGTTGCGTTCGTTACAGACTAACTACCGATATAGTGATTTGCAACACCTAAGTATCGGAAAGTTGCCATGAGTCTTCCCAACGCATTACTGGCCCTGCTCGTTGTCGAGCCCATGACCGGATACGACCTGCACAAGAAATTCGAGTCCTCAGTTGGGCATGTCTGGCATGCCCCCGATTCGCAGATCTATCCGGCCCTCAAGCGCATGGAGGCCAACGGGTTACTTGAGGGCGAGGACATCCCCTGGGGACCGCGCGGCACCAAGCGCCAATATCACGTCACCGCTGCCGGCCGGGAGGCGTTCACGTCCTGGATGAACACCCCACTGGAATATGCACGCACCCGCGACCCGGCACACCTGAAGGCGGCCTACCTAGAATGGGCCGAACCCGAAGCCGCCCGCGAACAGCTGCGAGCACACATCGACCACCACGCCGGACTGCTCGAACAATGGCGGGAGACAGTGAAGGAAATCGAGGACGGCACCAGCACCATGCTCAATCGCCGGCTGGCCCACACTTCGGCAGCGGACCAAGAAAAAACCCGCGCGTACAAGCTCTTCACCTATGAGGGCCTTATGTCCCAGGCCGAAGCCGAAATCGCTTGGGCCAAGCGCGGACTCACCCTGATTGACCGACTCAACGACTGAGACGCTGAAGCTCTCTTTGGGCTGAACCGTAAAACAAGAGAGGACCCTTTCGCGTCGCCACCGGGTGGGGGCTACACGAAAGGGTCCTCGCAGGTTGCGAATTTTCTATTTCGCTACCATCGTGATGGCTTCTTCAGGGCGGTGCCCCTGCTTCGCCTTCTGAATCTCCGCATACACATGGTGCCGCAACTCGGTAAAGCGCGGCAACGACCGCGTCTCCAACTGATCACGCTCGGCGGGCAAGTCGATGAGGATGTCTTCCTGCACAATCGTCGGCGAGGAGGACAGGATGATCACTCGCTCCCCCAGGTAGATCGACTCGTCGATGTCGTGGGTGACAAACAGGACCGTCACGCCCAGCTTCTTCCACACACTGCGAATCAGATCCTCCAAATCCGCACGAGTCTGCGCATCAACCGCGGCGAAGGGCTCATCCATCAACAGCACCTCGGGCTGGTACGCCACCGCACGGGCAATCGCCACCCGCTGCTGCATACCACCGGAGAGCTGCCATGGGTAAGACTTGGGAACATGGGCCAGGCCCACCGCTTCCAATGCCTCGGCCACCAAACGTTTGCGCTCCTCCTTGGGAACCCCCGCATTCTTCAACGGCAACTCCACATTCTCCGCCACCCGCAGCCACGGGAAGAGCGAACGCCCGTATTCCTGGAACACCACCGCCATCTTCTTCGGAGGACCAGTGATGGCCTGCCCGTCAAGCCGCACCTCTCCGGAGGTGGAATTTAGCAGCCCGGCAATGCACTTGAGCAGCGTCGTCTTGCCCGAACCCGAAGGCCCGACCAAACACACCAACTCGCCACGGCCCAGATCGAAGGTCAGGTTCCGCACCGCCTCAATGTCACCGGCATCCGTGTGATAAACCTTCTTCAAGTTCCGTACCGAAAGCAAGGCCTCACCCTCGGGCAAGGTACGCCCACCAGCGTGGGACGTGGGGTTGTTAGACAGCATTTTCAACCTCTTTCAGGCCGTGGTACCAACGCAACACGCGCCGCTCAACCGCTTGGAAAATAAAGGACAAGGCCACACCGATCAAACCGAGGACCACGATGCCGGACCACATTTCGGGGACCGCGAAGGAACGCTGGAACTGCACAATCGTGAAGCCCAGTCCGGAGGACGAGGCAAACATTTCGGAGATGACCATCAAGATCAACCCGATCGACAACGCCTGGCGCACCCCGGCCATAATCGTCGGGGTCGCCGAGGGCAGGATCTGATAGCGGATCCGAGCAAACCCAGAGATCCCGTAAGAACGAGAGGTCTCATTCTGCACCGGGTCAATGGAACGCACACCCTCGATGGTGTTCAACAGCACCGGCCAGATGCAGCCGGAGATGATGACCGCGATCTTCATCCCATCATTGATGCCCACCAAAAGCATCAACACCGGAACCAACACCGGAGGCGGCAACGCCCGGAAGAACTCGAACACCGGCTCGGTCACCGCACGCATGGTGCGGTTCAAACCCACCGCCAACCCTAAGACAATGCCCAGTACAATCGCGGCGAGTACACCAATAACCAGCCGCATGATGCTGGGCAACACATCGGTGATCAGCCGTTCACCGATCCACGTCTCCACAAACGTCGTCAACAGCTTGGCCGGCGTGGGAGCAAAGAAGTTCGGGGCACCGGAGGTGGCCAGCCACCACCAGAGCAACAAAATAATCGGCAAGCCCAGAAGGAAACCAACAGATTTCAGGGTTTTCATACCGTCGCCTCCCCGCGAACCGACGGATGCCAGGACAGCACCCGCTTCTCAACAATGCGCGTCACGGCATTGATACCAACACCCAAGAAGCCGGTCGCAAGAATCAACGCATACATCCCAGAAATCGCGCCACCGGACTGTGCCAAGGCGATCTCCTTACCTAATCCCGGAGAACCAATCAGCAGTTCCGCGGTGATCGCCAGGATCAGCGCCACCGAGGCGGCCAAACGAATACCGGTCATCAGGTACGGCAACATCGTCGGGAACACAACATCTCGCACCCGCTGCACATAGGAGAACCCATAGGAGCGTGCCGTCTGCATGGCCACGTTATCCACGTCCGCCACTCCGTAGAGCACCTGAATGAGGACCTGCCAGAAGCAGGCGTACACGATCAGCAGCAGCGAAGACTCGAGCTTGATGCCAAAGAGCAGCACCGCCAGCGGGATCAACGCGACCGAGGGAATTGGACGCAAGAACTCGATGCTCGAGTTCGTCAAACGGCGCAAGAAGGGCGACATCCCAATGACCAGACCCAGCACCAACGCAGCAACCACGGCAATGACCAATCCAATGAGCCACGCCAGCATGGTGTCCCAGACCGCGACCCAAAACGCGGTGAGGCCCAAGTCGGCAATCAACGCTGCGATGACTTCGGAGGCCGGTGGCAGGTACTTCGCCTGCACCAGACCAACGACCGGCATGAGCTCCCACAGTCCCAGGAACACCACGATGCCAATCAAACCCAACACCCATTTCGGCCATCCCTTGGACGCCGGCCGGCTCGCCTTGGCCTTCACCGAGGCGCGCGTGACTCCTCCAGTAACTTGAGTGGTCATGGCAGTAGGGCTTCGAGGTCAACGGGTTTGGTGATCGCACCGAATTCTTGGGCCGCGTCACCGAGCTTCTGAGCCGCCTCCGTGTTGATGTCCACGCGGTAGCGCGGCAGCACGAGCTTTTCTCGGGTTTCCGCTTCGATCTTGGTATAGGTGCCCACGATGTCGCGGACCTCCTGCGGGTTCTCGTTAGCGTATTCGAGCGACTTGTTCATGGCACGCTGGAATTTGGCTGTCAGCTCGGGCTCGGCGGCGACCTTGGCCGAAGTGGTGAAGTAGCCGGCAATATCAAGCTCCGGATCGAAGTCGGAGAAGTTGTTGCTGACGGCGCGAGCACCGTCGCCCTTGGCCTGAACCAGGAAGGGGTCAAGGATCCAGGCAGCATCCACGATGCCCTTTTCCAAGGCCGCCGGTGCCTCCGGGAATGGCACCTCAACAAAGTTGATGGTGCTCGGATCCCCGCCATCGTCCTTGACGACCTGAGAAACGGTGATGTCACCGATGTTGGAGAGGTTGTTGACCGAGACCTTCTTGCCAGCCAGGTCCTTCGGGGACTTGATGGGTGAGTCCTTGGAGACCACTACGGCACCGAAGTCCCCGTCCTTGTTCCCCGAGGTGGTGACGCCATTGGCGACAACTTTCATGCTCAGGCCCTTGTCGTTGGCGACCATGAGTGAGACGTAGTTGGAGAAGGCGAAATCGTAGCTGCCGGACTGAATTCCCGGGACGATGGCCGAGCCGCCGGTGGCGGTCTGGATGTCGAGGTCCAGCCCCTCGTCCTTGAAGAAGCCCTTGGAATCACCCAGGAAGATCGGGGCGGTGTCCACGATCGGGATGACGCCCACGGTGATCTTTTCCAGGCCCGCGGCGCCTGATGCCCCCGCGGAATCAGCGGCCCCACCGCTGGGCGAGCCGGAGCCGCAGGCGCTCAACGCGAAAATTCCCAATGCTGCCACTGCGAGTGTGAGTTTATTCTTCATGAGGTTTCGGTGTCCTTACGGGATGTGTGCCGACGGTGTGGATCCGCCGAAGGTCTTGCGCAGATCGGTCTTGCGGATCTTGCCGCTAGCGGTGCGGGGGAAGTCGTCGGTGAGCACCACGGTGCGGGGGATCTTGTATCTGGCCAGGCGTCCGTCAAGGTGTTCCTTGATGTCCTTTTCGGTGATCTCAGTGCCCGCTGTGGGGACCACGATGGCCCGCGGCACCTCGCCCCATTTCTCGTCCGGGACACCGATCACTGCCACCGATGCCACCCCGTCGAGTTCCATGATGGCCTGCTCCACCTCGGCTGGATAGATATTCTCCCCGCCCGAGATGATCATGTCCTTGAGCCTGTCGGAAATGAAGAGGAACCCTTCGGCATCAAGGTGCCCCATGTCCCCGGAGCGGAACCAGTTCCCGTTGATGAAGGCCGCCTCGCTCGCCTCCGGCAGCTTCCAATATTCCTTGATGACGTTGGGGCCCGAGATCAGGATCTCGCCGGTTTCGCCGACCGGCTGTTCGTCCCCCGAGGGATCTACGATCATCACGTCGGTGAAGAAGTGTGCCAATCCGGCCGAGCCTGCCTTGGATCTGGAACGTTCGGCCTGCAGCGAGGTGGCCCCCGGCGCGGTTTCGGTCAGTCCGTAGCCACCCGAGAACCCCAGCCCGCGCTGTTCATAGGCCTCGAGCACGCGCATCGGGACAGCGGATCCGCCACAGGTCAGCATGCGCAGCGAGGAAATGTCGGTGGTGGCCCAAGCGGGGTGTTCGGCCAGCATCTGGTAGGTGGTGGGAACCCCGGAGAGTGAGGTGATCGAATGGCGTTCGATCGCCCCGAGCACCGCAGAGGGCTCGAATCTATCCTGCAGCACCAAGGTCCCGCCCTTGAGCAGGGTCGGCAGAGCGCCCATGCCCAGCGAGGCGACATGGAACATCGGGGCGATCAATAGAGCCTTCGCATCGCTGGTCACGTCGTAGTCGACCAGCACGTTGAGCGAATTCCAAATCATGTTCCCGTGCGTCAGTACCGCGCCCTTCGGCCTGCCGGTGGTTCCGGAGGTGTACAGGATGATGGCCGGGTCTTCGTGGTCCACTGAGACGTCCACGTATTCGGCATCCGCTGCCGTCAGTGCGCGCTCATACGCCGAGTCGGCTCCCGGTGTGTCATCGAGCACCAGATGGTGCTCGATGGAGCTTTCACCCTTGGCTGCCTGGGCCAGGTCATCAAGTGAGACCGGATTGATCAGCACGGTACTACCGGAGTCAACCAGGGCATAGTTCAATTCCCGTGGCGTCAGCCGGGTGTTCAGCGGGACGAAGATGGCACCAATGCCGCCACAGGCAAAGAGCGTTTCGAGGAAGGCGGAGTGGTTGTTGCCCAGGTAGGCCACGCGGCTGCCCTTTTGCACGTCCAGTGCGCGCAGTGCGTTGGCCAACTTGTTAATGCGGTTAGCCAGTTGCGCATAGCTCAGGGACAACTCGCCCTCGATGACAGCCGCTTGATCATGCGACTTGATGCGCCGCTTGTGGATCCAGCCGCCCAGCCCTTGGTTATGCATGAGTACCTTTCCCGTGTGCCGGCCGGGCGGCCGGCACACCTACTTCGAACGTTGTTCCGAGGACTACTTGACCGTCAGGGCTGCGATGTCCGGGGCCTTGGAGAGGAACGTGTGCTTGGCGGCGAGTTCGGCCAGCTTGGTCAACTGTTCGGCCGGCACCGCCCCATCCCAGGTCTCCATCTTCAGGTTTTCCGCGACCTTGGCGTCCATTTTCATGAATGCCGGCAACAGCGCCTTGGCACCGGCCTGGTCGGCTTCGGCGGCGGCGAGAGTTTCGGTCATGGCAGCCTTGAAATCGGCGACGACCTCAGGCTTTTCCTCGGCGAACTTGCCGCTGGTGAAACTGACCATGGTCGGCAGGCCGGGGATGGCTTTCTGGTTCGGGTAACCGATCAGTTTGTTCTCCGGGTTGGCTAGCGCCTTGGAGAGGAACGGTTCGGGCAACCAAACGGCGTCCATGTTTTTGCGTTCGAGTTGGGCTTCCATGTCGGGGAAGGGCATCTCGGAGAATTTGAGGGCACTCGGGTCGCCACCGTCGATGGCCGCCGATTCCATGATCGTCAGGTCGCCCTGGGTCTTGAGTGCGTTGACGGATGTGGTTTTGCCGGATAGGTCAGCAAAGGTTTTGATGCCAGAATCGGCGCGCGCGACCACACCGTTGATGTCATCACCCGTGGCTTTGGAGTTCGAGTAGCCCGATACGATCTTCATCTGTAGGCCCTTGTCCACCGCGGTCAGTACCGAGAGCGGGTTGCCAACGGCGAAGTTCAGATCGCCGGTGGAAACCGCCGGTAGCATCGCTGCGCCGGCGGAGCTGGTGGTCAACTCGACGTCAAGGCCGTGCTTTTCAAAGATGCCTTCGTCGATTCCATATTTCATGGCGACCGACGGAGCGATCGGCAGGACCCCGACGACGACCTTGGTCAGTCCGCCGGATTCGGACCCACCGGCAGCGGCTGTGTCTGTGGAGGCGGTCCCGGAGGGTGAGCCCTGGCCGCAGCCGGTTAGCGCGAGTGCCGCGATTGATGCCCCAGCGAGAATGGTAGACAGACGCTTCTTCATGAGTGCTCCTTGGTGAAAATGATGGCCCAGGCGCCTACGCCCCAACCGCGAGTGATGTGACCCCTGCCACATCAGATAATCTAAACTCAATCATTGAAAAAATCAATAGTTGTCATTTTTTTGTTCATGAATTCTTGGATGTGGCGTCACACTCGCCGGAGCCCCGTACAGGATGCGGCAAGAGCCGGGTGCACCCCAACGGGCCCCGGACGTTGGGATGGTTTCTACGCGTAGAAGCGGTAAATCCCACGGGAAACCACGGCTGGCTTTGGGGCACCCTCGACCTCGACGA from Paeniglutamicibacter sp. Y32M11 encodes the following:
- a CDS encoding MFS transporter, with amino-acid sequence MNIRDRIDASPMSPFQWVVVGVCTFLNALDGFDVLAMAFTANRVSTEFGLSGSQLGVLLSAGLLGMAAGSLFLAPFADVFGRRPMLLFTTGLAAAGMFLSSTAHSITELGLWRVVTGLGVGGILACTNVITSEYSNKRWRGMAVSIYTAGYGVGATLGGLAAVSLQASYGWRAVFVFGGIATTLAFLLLLAVVPESVDFLVTKRPRAPRNDLLPWCSSFV
- a CDS encoding PDR/VanB family oxidoreductase, whose translation is MAATNIETWQSAIVIEVIPVAEAIARIVLEPSLPIKAEPGSHIDLMVQINGESVKRSYSVVEAAADGTRLVISVMKAPLSRGGSIFMHSLIPGTRLEITQPLQNFPLRIGAQRYILLAGGIGITAIANMAAVLKRLKADYTLVYVGRSREAMAYLGELEELHGDRLEVHIDNEGSSLKVPELVGRADTGTELYMCGPIRLMDAVRRGWVERELDLPNLRYETFGNSGWYDPEEFIVRVPKLSLEVTVPQGRSMLEALEDAGAEMMFHCRKGECGLCEVRVIQLAGTIDHRDVFYSERQQRLSTKMNCCVSRAVTSATGAKADAAHTGPAIITIEPN
- a CDS encoding aromatic ring-hydroxylating dioxygenase subunit alpha, whose translation is MTVVSATSSTTNKVLPHPLNAWYVAAWDHEVTRKPMSRRIANRPVALYRTEDGNAVALADACWHRLAPLSMGKTMEKDTIQCPYHGIIYNSAGRCVSMPAQETINPSATVPSFPIVERYRYVWIWMGDATLADPDLIPDMSQMSSDEWAGDGLTIHAACNFQLVLDNLMDLTHEEFVHSSTIGQEELSESDFVTVREGNKVTVTRWMHNIDAPPFWLKNMRDKFPGFEGKVDRWQIINFEAPSTINIDVGVAKAGTGAPEGDRSQGVNGFVMNTITPETDRSSHYFWAFMRNYALDSQLITTQLRDGVHGVFGEDEEMLMAQQAAIDANPDYEFYNLNIDAGGLWVRRILESMLAAEGRLTPSA
- a CDS encoding PadR family transcriptional regulator, whose amino-acid sequence is MSLPNALLALLVVEPMTGYDLHKKFESSVGHVWHAPDSQIYPALKRMEANGLLEGEDIPWGPRGTKRQYHVTAAGREAFTSWMNTPLEYARTRDPAHLKAAYLEWAEPEAAREQLRAHIDHHAGLLEQWRETVKEIEDGTSTMLNRRLAHTSAADQEKTRAYKLFTYEGLMSQAEAEIAWAKRGLTLIDRLND
- a CDS encoding ABC transporter ATP-binding protein; the encoded protein is MLSNNPTSHAGGRTLPEGEALLSVRNLKKVYHTDAGDIEAVRNLTFDLGRGELVCLVGPSGSGKTTLLKCIAGLLNSTSGEVRLDGQAITGPPKKMAVVFQEYGRSLFPWLRVAENVELPLKNAGVPKEERKRLVAEALEAVGLAHVPKSYPWQLSGGMQQRVAIARAVAYQPEVLLMDEPFAAVDAQTRADLEDLIRSVWKKLGVTVLFVTHDIDESIYLGERVIILSSSPTIVQEDILIDLPAERDQLETRSLPRFTELRHHVYAEIQKAKQGHRPEEAITMVAK
- a CDS encoding ABC transporter permease, whose protein sequence is MKTLKSVGFLLGLPIILLLWWWLATSGAPNFFAPTPAKLLTTFVETWIGERLITDVLPSIMRLVIGVLAAIVLGIVLGLAVGLNRTMRAVTEPVFEFFRALPPPVLVPVLMLLVGINDGMKIAVIISGCIWPVLLNTIEGVRSIDPVQNETSRSYGISGFARIRYQILPSATPTIMAGVRQALSIGLILMVISEMFASSSGLGFTIVQFQRSFAVPEMWSGIVVLGLIGVALSFIFQAVERRVLRWYHGLKEVENAV
- a CDS encoding ABC transporter permease — translated: MTTQVTGGVTRASVKAKASRPASKGWPKWVLGLIGIVVFLGLWELMPVVGLVQAKYLPPASEVIAALIADLGLTAFWVAVWDTMLAWLIGLVIAVVAALVLGLVIGMSPFLRRLTNSSIEFLRPIPSVALIPLAVLLFGIKLESSLLLIVYACFWQVLIQVLYGVADVDNVAMQTARSYGFSYVQRVRDVVFPTMLPYLMTGIRLAASVALILAITAELLIGSPGLGKEIALAQSGGAISGMYALILATGFLGVGINAVTRIVEKRVLSWHPSVRGEATV
- a CDS encoding ABC transporter substrate-binding protein, which codes for MKNKLTLAVAALGIFALSACGSGSPSGGAADSAGASGAAGLEKITVGVIPIVDTAPIFLGDSKGFFKDEGLDLDIQTATGGSAIVPGIQSGSYDFAFSNYVSLMVANDKGLSMKVVANGVTTSGNKDGDFGAVVVSKDSPIKSPKDLAGKKVSVNNLSNIGDITVSQVVKDDGGDPSTINFVEVPFPEAPAALEKGIVDAAWILDPFLVQAKGDGARAVSNNFSDFDPELDIAGYFTTSAKVAAEPELTAKFQRAMNKSLEYANENPQEVRDIVGTYTKIEAETREKLVLPRYRVDINTEAAQKLGDAAQEFGAITKPVDLEALLP
- a CDS encoding long-chain fatty acid--CoA ligase; amino-acid sequence: MHNQGLGGWIHKRRIKSHDQAAVIEGELSLSYAQLANRINKLANALRALDVQKGSRVAYLGNNHSAFLETLFACGGIGAIFVPLNTRLTPRELNYALVDSGSTVLINPVSLDDLAQAAKGESSIEHHLVLDDTPGADSAYERALTAADAEYVDVSVDHEDPAIILYTSGTTGRPKGAVLTHGNMIWNSLNVLVDYDVTSDAKALLIAPMFHVASLGMGALPTLLKGGTLVLQDRFEPSAVLGAIERHSITSLSGVPTTYQMLAEHPAWATTDISSLRMLTCGGSAVPMRVLEAYEQRGLGFSGGYGLTETAPGATSLQAERSRSKAGSAGLAHFFTDVMIVDPSGDEQPVGETGEILISGPNVIKEYWKLPEASEAAFINGNWFRSGDMGHLDAEGFLFISDRLKDMIISGGENIYPAEVEQAIMELDGVASVAVIGVPDEKWGEVPRAIVVPTAGTEITEKDIKEHLDGRLARYKIPRTVVLTDDFPRTASGKIRKTDLRKTFGGSTPSAHIP
- a CDS encoding ABC transporter substrate-binding protein, whose amino-acid sequence is MKKRLSTILAGASIAALALTGCGQGSPSGTASTDTAAAGGSESGGLTKVVVGVLPIAPSVAMKYGIDEGIFEKHGLDVELTTSSAGAAMLPAVSTGDLNFAVGNPLSVLTAVDKGLQMKIVSGYSNSKATGDDINGVVARADSGIKTFADLSGKTTSVNALKTQGDLTIMESAAIDGGDPSALKFSEMPFPDMEAQLERKNMDAVWLPEPFLSKALANPENKLIGYPNQKAIPGLPTMVSFTSGKFAEEKPEVVADFKAAMTETLAAAEADQAGAKALLPAFMKMDAKVAENLKMETWDGAVPAEQLTKLAELAAKHTFLSKAPDIAALTVK